A genome region from Columba livia isolate bColLiv1 breed racing homer chromosome 2, bColLiv1.pat.W.v2, whole genome shotgun sequence includes the following:
- the PTF1A gene encoding pancreas transcription factor 1 subunit alpha: METVLLEHFPGALDAFSSPPYFDEEDFFREPPPRDALAADGLLETDVDFLSRQLQEYYRDGGDPEGGYRCPAPSATFPPSPSSPGFAYECCGAAGAALLSPGGRLQALGSAKRRRRVRSEAELQQLRQAANVRERRRMQSINDAFEGLRSHIPTLPYEKRLSKVDTLRLAIGYINFLSELVQSDLPLRSASSESPSQPKKIIICHRGTRSPSPSDPDYGLPPLAGHSLSWTDEKQLKEQNIIRTAKVWTPEDPRKVNNKPSLNDIENEPPFDFMA, encoded by the exons ATGGAGACCGTGCTGCTGGAGCACTTCCCCGGGGCGCTGGATGCCTTCTCCTCGCCCCCCTACTTCGACGAGGAGGACTTCTTTCGCGAGCCGCCCCCGCGAGACGCGCTGGCCGCCGACGGGCTGCTGGAGACGGACGTGGATTTCCTCAGCCGGCAGCTGCAGGAGTACTACCGCGACGGCGGCGATCCCGAGGGCGGGTACCGTTGCCCGGCGCCGTCCGCCACCTTCCCGCCGTCGCCCTCCTCTCCCGGATTCGCCTACGAGTgctgcggggcggcgggcgcggcgcTGCTGTCCCCCGGGGGGCGGCTCCAGGCGCTGGGCTCGGCCaagcggcggcggcgggtgCGCTCCGAGgcggagctgcagcagctccggcaGGCCGCCAACgtgcgggagcggcggcggatGCAGTCCATCAACGACGCCTTCGAGGGGCTGCGCTCGCACATCCCCACCCTACCCTACGAGAAGCGGCTCTCCAAGGTGGACACGCTCCGCCTGGCCATCGGCtacatcaacttcctcagcgaGCTGGTGCAGTCCGACCTGCCGCTGCGCAGCGCCAGCAGCGAGAGCCCCAGCCAGCCCAAGAAGATCATCATCTGCCATCGCGGCACAA gaTCTCCCTCCCCGAGCGACCCCGACTACGGACTCCCCCCTCTGGCCGGTCACTCACTGTCGTGGACTGATGAAAAGCAACTCAAGGAACAAAACATCATCCGGACAGCCAAAGTGTGGACACCCGAGGACCCGCGGAAGGTGAACAACAAACCGTCCCTCAATGACATCGAGAATGAGCCCCCCTTCGACTTCATGGCATGA